A window of SAR324 cluster bacterium genomic DNA:
ATTCATGGAGCGCGGCTTTCACCACATCCGAGTGCAGGTCTCCACTCCAGGCTACTCAACCTATGGCAATAAGTCAGCGAAAAGTGGCACGGACACCAGTTCCAATCGGGATATCAGCCAGGGGCCGATCCCAATCACAACCCGCTTGCGAGAGTATGATCCCGCCAAACGCTACGCTCATCCGGGAGGTGTATTTGAGCCCAAGCCCTACCTGCGCTCGGCTTTGAACTTGTTTGAATACATCCGTGATCGTTTCGGCTATGGCGTGGAGATCCTGCATGATGTGCATGAGCGGATTCCTCCGATCCTCGGTGTTTGGTTCGCCAAGGAAGTTGAACACTTCCAGCTATTCTTCCTCGAGGATCTCTTCAGTCCCGAAGACAACGAATACTTCCGAATGGTGCGGGCCCAGTGTGCCACGCCGATCGCGATGGGCGAACTCTACTCCTCTCCTCACGAGATCATCCCGATGATCAAGGATCGGCTGCTGGACTTCATCCGGATTCACATCTCTGATATGGGCGGAATCACACCCTGCCGCAAGCTTGCTGCGATGGGTGAACTATTCTCTGTGCGTACGGCTTGGCATGGACCTGGTGACACCTCACCGATTGGTCATGCGGCCAACCTGGCGCTGGATCTCAACTGCTCCAACTTTGGCATTCAGGAATATGCGATCTTTGGTGAGCGGACCCAGGAGGTCTTTCCGGGATGTCCCGAGGTGCGGGAAGGGATGATGTGGCCCAACGGTAAGCCGGGCCTGGGGATTGACATCAACGAGAAACTGGCAGCGAAGTTCCCTTACAACGAGTACGAGTTTGGTGGAGCCTGGGACACTGTCCGGCGTGCAGATGGTTCAGTAGTGAAGCCGTAGTTGAAGCAAATTAGCCCCACCCTTTGTTCAAAATGTTTGGGGCTATTGCACTGAATTCTACCATTTATCACTTTCTAACATCAGTGTTGCAGCCCTTTCATGTTTAGCTTTGCAGGATCTCTATGTCAGGAACTAGTTGCCATCTAGCGTAATTACTGCCCAACCCTATCTCTCTTCCAACGCTAACCGCACCCCAAGACCAATCAACATCACTCCCGAGATTCGGGATAGCCAGATTTGTGCATCCCACTTTTCGATCCAGCGCTTGCCCTGACCAATCACCACGACCAACCCACCGAGCCAGATTAGGCTGAGTAGATTGTGAATTCCTGCGAGCAACAGGGATTTGGCCACCACAGGATCATCAGGAGAGATAAACTGTGGTAGGAAGGCGAGATAGAAAATAGCCACCTTGGGATTCAGTAGATTGGTGATCAGTCCCTCTTTGAAAGCAGCCAAGATTGCCAGTTTTGTCAGCTTCTCATCGGTCCGTGGTTCGGGAAGCTGGCGGAGTGCCTGCAGACCTAACCAGACCAAGTAAAGAGCCCCGAGCAGCTTGATGAATTGAAAGAGAGTTGCTGACTGTGCCAGAACAATTGAAAGTCCGAGGGCCGAGATCAACGCATGCAGCAGAGTGCCTCCCAGGACCCCAAAGGTGGTGGCCCAGCCTGCGGGACTACCGGACCGAATGCCATTCTTGACTACCAGCATGGTGTCAGCCCCGGGGGTAAAGGCCAACACTGTGACCACCAAGGTGAAGGTGAGTACCTGCGAGTCAAACAATGTGTGATCCTAGGTGGGAGTGATCAGATACTCGATAATGCTTCGGCAGTTGGTGACGTTGCCAGGGTGCCGAACAGCTTCGGGGGCGTGGCCTGGGAGGTAGGAGACGATCTTTCCACCCCACGGCGTGATCGTCTCGTAGGCCATGGGAAAGGTTCCTTCCTCTATCGTGGTTGTCATCAAGGTAGTCGCTGGACAGCTTTGCTCCAGGTTGATATATATCTCGTCGGAAGGTTGTGCGACGTCTTGTAAGTGTTGACACAAAGGATGCCGGCTTTTGGCTACTTCAACCAAGTAGGGACGGATTGGGTGCGAGCTCGGAGCAAACCCATCGGGATCATCTTTACGCACCCAACGAAAGCCAACAAGCGAGCGCCACCACGCACAATGCCAGAAGGCAGCACTAGAACCATGCAGCAGAAACATGGGCTTGCCCACCTGTAAGTACTCCTTCACGTGCTGCTCAGCTACAGGACCGGGAGCCAGAATGTCACAGGTGCCTCCAATCAGGTGGAACATCAACAAATCGTAGTTTTCCACTAGATTCTCCTCCATCAAACAACGCCAGTCGTCTTCATGAAAATGGATCTCATGGTGCGGACGTAGGCACTCGAAGAGGCTTTTTCCTGTGTGGGTGCCGTAGTGATTGTCTGCTGCAAAAAGAATCATCGCTACTCCAAGTAGTGGCCATTGCCATCAAAAAAAATACGTTGAATCAAGCCATGGACGCCAGCATCCCGAGCGTCGCTTCATAGCGCAAGGGCTTCCCATTCTGCCAGGCCAGAAACTCCTCGATCACCGTGTCCGCCATCCTGTTCACTTCCCCACCAATCGACCCAGCGATATGGCTGCTCAAGAACACATTCGGTAGTCTGTAAAAAGCAGAGTCCGCAAGTGGTGGCTCTGGATCGGTGACATCCAGCAGCGCAGTCAAGTCTGGTCGCTGCTCCAGCACGGTCACAAGGTCGGATTCTATAACGGTTGCCCCTCTGCCCGTGTTGAGAAAGACCCCATTTTCGGGCAAGGCTTGAAAATGAAGGGCACGGAGTAGTCCCTTCGTTTCGGGCACATTTGCC
This region includes:
- a CDS encoding enolase C-terminal domain-like protein; the encoded protein is MEIGKLHGSSTNAMAPWLSGKDNEQETMNSPKIKDIRVIMTEPDGIRLVVVKILTDQDGLYGVGCATFTQRPLPVVKAITDYLRPFLIGRSVVDIEDIWQSSYVSSYWRNGPVLNNALSGVDQALWDIKGKMANMPLYDLLGGKAREAAAVYVHASGSSAEEVGDKMQAFMERGFHHIRVQVSTPGYSTYGNKSAKSGTDTSSNRDISQGPIPITTRLREYDPAKRYAHPGGVFEPKPYLRSALNLFEYIRDRFGYGVEILHDVHERIPPILGVWFAKEVEHFQLFFLEDLFSPEDNEYFRMVRAQCATPIAMGELYSSPHEIIPMIKDRLLDFIRIHISDMGGITPCRKLAAMGELFSVRTAWHGPGDTSPIGHAANLALDLNCSNFGIQEYAIFGERTQEVFPGCPEVREGMMWPNGKPGLGIDINEKLAAKFPYNEYEFGGAWDTVRRADGSVVKP
- a CDS encoding LysE family translocator, translating into MFDSQVLTFTLVVTVLAFTPGADTMLVVKNGIRSGSPAGWATTFGVLGGTLLHALISALGLSIVLAQSATLFQFIKLLGALYLVWLGLQALRQLPEPRTDEKLTKLAILAAFKEGLITNLLNPKVAIFYLAFLPQFISPDDPVVAKSLLLAGIHNLLSLIWLGGLVVVIGQGKRWIEKWDAQIWLSRISGVMLIGLGVRLALEER
- a CDS encoding ThuA domain-containing protein gives rise to the protein MILFAADNHYGTHTGKSLFECLRPHHEIHFHEDDWRCLMEENLVENYDLLMFHLIGGTCDILAPGPVAEQHVKEYLQVGKPMFLLHGSSAAFWHCAWWRSLVGFRWVRKDDPDGFAPSSHPIRPYLVEVAKSRHPLCQHLQDVAQPSDEIYINLEQSCPATTLMTTTIEEGTFPMAYETITPWGGKIVSYLPGHAPEAVRHPGNVTNCRSIIEYLITPT